One region of Candidatus Bathyarchaeia archaeon genomic DNA includes:
- a CDS encoding RlmE family RNA methyltransferase, which yields MPKSWARERQRDYFYRRAKEEQLRSRAAFKLSEAVERYRLIRRGDVVVDLGAAPGGWMVAALWAVGERGFVLGVDVRSVEPFEAENSRSIIADVTEPEVVDTIRGFLPDGLADVVVSDVSPNVSGIWEVDQARQLDLARRSLYVAACVLRRGGNVFFKVFQGDMLDGFVSDMRREFRVVRFLKPKASRKTSSELFLMGFDKL from the coding sequence GTGCCTAAGAGTTGGGCGCGTGAGCGTCAGAGGGATTATTTTTATCGTCGGGCTAAGGAGGAGCAGCTTCGTTCTCGTGCTGCGTTTAAGTTGTCTGAGGCTGTTGAGCGGTACCGTTTGATTAGGCGGGGTGATGTGGTTGTGGATTTAGGCGCTGCGCCTGGTGGTTGGATGGTGGCGGCGTTGTGGGCTGTGGGTGAGCGTGGTTTTGTTTTGGGTGTGGATGTCCGGTCTGTTGAGCCGTTTGAGGCTGAGAATTCCCGGTCCATTATTGCTGATGTGACTGAGCCTGAGGTTGTTGATACTATTCGTGGTTTTTTGCCGGATGGCTTAGCGGATGTGGTGGTGTCTGATGTTTCGCCTAATGTGTCAGGTATTTGGGAGGTTGATCAGGCGAGGCAGTTGGATTTGGCTCGGCGTTCGTTGTATGTGGCTGCGTGTGTGTTGAGGAGGGGTGGGAATGTTTTTTTTAAGGTTTTTCAGGGTGATATGTTGGATGGTTTTGTTTCTGATATGCGTCGGGAGTTTCGTGTGGTTCGGTTTTTGAAGCCTAAGGCTAGTCGGAAAACGAGCAGTGAATTGTTTTTGATGGGTTTTGATAAGCTATAG
- a CDS encoding transcriptional regulator: protein MPKRDDLEYKALYFISHTRSQGVLQSDLWRRLGASSREGSRIALKLEVKGLVRRERELRGGRWTYRLFPKRQPSSINSIIECPCLMCSNDPRCGAFGAVSPIVCASLTDWVHVLAGEPLVPIGDA, encoded by the coding sequence ATGCCTAAGCGTGATGATTTGGAGTACAAGGCTTTGTATTTTATTTCGCATACTCGGAGTCAGGGTGTGTTGCAGTCTGATTTGTGGCGTAGGTTGGGGGCTAGTAGTCGTGAGGGTTCGCGGATTGCTTTGAAGTTGGAGGTTAAGGGTTTGGTGCGGCGTGAGCGTGAGCTTCGTGGTGGGCGTTGGACTTATCGGTTGTTTCCGAAGCGTCAGCCGTCGTCGATTAATTCGATTATTGAGTGTCCGTGTCTCATGTGTAGTAATGATCCGCGTTGTGGGGCTTTTGGCGCGGTTTCTCCGATTGTCTGTGCCTCTTTGACTGATTGGGTTCATGTTTTGGCTGGGGAGCCGTTGGTTCCTATTGGTGACGCCTAG